The genomic window TCGTTGATACCGTGGTTGGGAGCGAAATAGCGGGAGACGAAATCGACGTTCCAGCCCGGCGCCGTCACCATGACAGAGACGGTCGGCAGCTTCTTCAGCAGACCGAAATCGGGGCTGACCGTGCGTACCTGGTCCTCGTTCTCAAGCACCGCCATGAGACGGTCCCGCTCCGGCTCCTGCGGCGCGTCGAAGAGCGCGACCGGAGTGACGCCGAGCGCTTCGCAGAGACCGTCCGGCACCTTGCAGGGCGCCGGCGGATAGCTCGGGAAGTTCATGACGTAATAGGCGCCGTCGCGCCGCACGCGGAGAATGCCGCTGCGGGTGCGGAAGCTGATCTCGTTCTTGTCCGGCATCAGGTCGTCGAAGATCAGCGCGGCACTGGCGAGCGTCGCATGGCCGCAGAGATCGACTTCCACCGCCGGGGTGAACCAACGCAGATGAAAGTCGGCCTCGCCGGTCTCGTCCGGAACGAAGAACGCGGTTTCCGCCAGATTGTTCTCCGCCGCGATCGACTGCATCGTCGGATCGGTAAGCCACGAATAGAGCGGACAGATCGCCGCCGGGTTTCCGGCGAAGACTTTATCCGTAAAGGCGTCGATCTGATAAATCGGAACCCGCATTGTCCTTCTTCCTTTTGGTGACGATGGCTAATCCGCCAGCGTGATATTGATCCGCCGGTTCTGCTTGCCCTTGTTCTCGATCTTGCCGACCTGGACCGTACCGATCTCCGCCGTGGAGCGGACATGAGTGCCACCGCAGGGCTGGAAATCGACATCCTCGCCGATCCGCACCATGCGCACCTTGCCGCTGCCCATCGGCGGCTTCACCGACATGGTACGGACGAGATCCGGGTTGGCCT from Nisaea sediminum includes these protein-coding regions:
- a CDS encoding PhzF family phenazine biosynthesis protein; its protein translation is MRVPIYQIDAFTDKVFAGNPAAICPLYSWLTDPTMQSIAAENNLAETAFFVPDETGEADFHLRWFTPAVEVDLCGHATLASAALIFDDLMPDKNEISFRTRSGILRVRRDGAYYVMNFPSYPPAPCKVPDGLCEALGVTPVALFDAPQEPERDRLMAVLENEDQVRTVSPDFGLLKKLPTVSVMVTAPGWNVDFVSRYFAPNHGINEDPVTGSNHCLLIPYWAERLGKKELLGRQISARGGELKCSLKGDRVEMAGKAARYLSGYIEI